The proteins below are encoded in one region of Microbacterium pygmaeum:
- a CDS encoding aldehyde dehydrogenase family protein has translation MTRLAVPKTYKLYIGGAFPRSESGRTYEVSAVKGGFVANVAQASRKDARDAVVAARGAVKGWSAATAYNRGQVLYRIAELLEGRRAQFIEEITTLEGASAAVAGAQVDEAIDRWIWYAGWTDKHAQVAGNANPVAGPYFNISVPEPTGVVAVIAPQDSSLLGLVSAIAPPLVTGNTVVVVASQSLPLSAISLAEVLATSDVPGGVVNVLTGSPAEIAPWLASHADVNALDLVGASGLDWIDLQIAAADTLKRVLPPEEGADAAAPSLERISAFTETKTVWHTKSMI, from the coding sequence GTGACCCGCCTCGCAGTCCCCAAGACGTACAAGCTCTACATCGGCGGTGCGTTCCCGCGCAGCGAGTCCGGACGCACGTATGAGGTGTCGGCCGTCAAGGGCGGTTTCGTCGCGAACGTCGCCCAGGCCTCCCGCAAGGACGCCCGCGATGCCGTCGTCGCGGCGCGCGGTGCGGTGAAGGGGTGGTCCGCGGCGACGGCGTACAACCGCGGTCAGGTCCTCTACCGGATCGCCGAGCTGCTGGAAGGACGCCGAGCTCAGTTCATCGAGGAGATCACCACCCTCGAGGGTGCGAGCGCGGCGGTCGCCGGTGCGCAGGTCGACGAGGCCATCGACCGATGGATCTGGTACGCGGGCTGGACGGACAAGCACGCGCAGGTCGCCGGCAATGCCAACCCCGTGGCCGGCCCCTACTTCAACATCTCGGTGCCCGAGCCGACCGGCGTCGTGGCGGTGATCGCACCGCAGGACTCGTCACTGCTGGGACTCGTCTCGGCGATCGCGCCGCCACTGGTCACCGGGAACACGGTGGTGGTCGTCGCCAGCCAGTCCCTGCCCCTCTCCGCGATCAGCCTCGCCGAGGTGCTGGCCACCTCGGACGTGCCGGGGGGAGTCGTCAACGTCTTGACCGGCTCGCCTGCGGAGATCGCACCGTGGCTCGCCTCGCACGCCGACGTGAACGCGCTGGACCTCGTCGGAGCGAGCGGACTGGACTGGATCGATCTGCAGATCGCCGCGGCCGACACCCTCAAGCGCGTGCTGCCGCCGGAGGAGGGTGCGGATGCCGCGGCTCCGTCGCTCGAGCGGATCAGCGCGTTCACCGAGACCAAGACGGTGTGGCACACCAAGAGCATGATCTGA
- the deoC gene encoding deoxyribose-phosphate aldolase, translated as MSRTEVQTLPERAVELLGGQPDDTTLRRYLHGLPGVDAVGLEQRAAALGTRSIKTTSKAWALDKIIELIDLTTLEGADTPGKVRSLVAKALIPDAADPTCPRVAAVCVYGDMVPFAVLALGDAHGDPDAGLVSVAAVATAFPSGRASLEIKLADTAEAVAAGADEIDMVIDRGAFLAGRYGLVFDQIARVKQACRRADGTSASLKVILETGELTTYDNIKRASWLAILAGGDFIKTSTGKVQPAATLPTTLLMLEVVRDWYRATGEKIGVKPAGGIRTSKDAIKYLVTVAETVGEEWLQPHLFRYGASSLLNDVLLQRQKLRSGHYSGADYVTID; from the coding sequence ATGAGCCGAACCGAGGTGCAGACGCTGCCCGAACGCGCCGTCGAGCTGCTGGGCGGGCAGCCCGACGACACCACCCTGCGGCGCTACCTGCACGGGCTGCCCGGCGTGGACGCCGTCGGCCTCGAGCAGCGGGCAGCGGCGCTCGGCACGCGTTCGATCAAGACCACCTCCAAGGCCTGGGCCCTGGACAAGATCATCGAACTCATCGACCTCACGACGCTGGAGGGCGCGGACACCCCGGGGAAGGTGCGCTCGCTGGTTGCCAAGGCGCTGATCCCGGATGCCGCCGACCCGACCTGCCCACGGGTGGCGGCGGTCTGCGTGTACGGCGACATGGTGCCCTTCGCGGTCCTGGCCCTCGGCGACGCGCACGGCGACCCGGATGCCGGGCTCGTCTCCGTCGCGGCGGTGGCCACCGCCTTCCCGAGCGGCCGCGCGTCGCTGGAGATCAAGCTGGCCGACACCGCGGAGGCGGTCGCTGCAGGTGCCGACGAGATCGACATGGTGATCGACCGCGGCGCCTTCCTGGCCGGCCGGTACGGGCTGGTGTTCGACCAGATCGCCCGCGTCAAGCAGGCGTGCCGTCGGGCGGACGGGACCTCCGCCTCGCTCAAGGTGATCCTGGAGACCGGCGAGCTGACCACGTACGACAACATCAAACGGGCGTCATGGCTCGCGATCCTCGCCGGCGGCGACTTCATCAAGACCTCGACCGGCAAGGTGCAGCCTGCGGCAACCCTGCCGACGACGCTGCTGATGCTCGAGGTGGTCCGGGACTGGTACCGCGCGACCGGCGAGAAGATCGGGGTAAAGCCGGCCGGTGGCATCCGCACCTCGAAGGATGCGATCAAGTATCTCGTCACCGTCGCCGAGACGGTGGGCGAGGAGTGGCTGCAGCCCCACCTGTTCCGCTACGGCGCATCGAGCCTGCTGAACGACGTGCTGCTGCAGCGGCAGAAGCTGCGCTCGGGTCATTACTCCGGCGCCGACTACGTGACCATTGACTGA
- a CDS encoding S9 family peptidase, whose product MSTDAAPRTPPVATRTPIVRSHHGDDVEDGYEWFRAKEDAAVVAHLEAENAYTEQRTAHLAGLREKIFTEIKDRTLETDLSVPTRRGDWWYYGRTVEGQQYGIQCRAPLASPDDWTPPDLSVAADVIGEQILLDGNVEAEGHEFFSLGSFEVSNDGNRMLFGIDVAGDERYTIRVRDLVTGETLPDEIPDTFAGAGFSPDGRFIVYTTVDDAWRPDTVWLHELGTAVSADERLFHEPDERFWVGAGFTRSDKYLMIGVGSSITSEEWIVDAADLRSTPRVVWPRTEGIEYDSDHAVIDGEDVLYILHNDGALDFELVRVAASDPSGPREVVLPHRPGERLLGVSTFRDWGVVGYRSGGLARLGMLDYADGTIRELEFDEPLYSVGAGGNPEWAPPLIRVGYGSFVTPGTVYDYEVATSELHLRKRQPVLGGYEPSEYAQERVWATAQDGTQIPISLVWKRSFGDAGAAPRPVHLYGYGSYEHSIEPGFSVARLSALDRGVIFAVAHVRGGGEMGRQWYEDGKLLHKRNTFTDFVDCALHLIDSGYTTADRMVAEGGSAGGLLMGAVANLAPELFAGILADVPFVDALTTILDPSLPLTVIEWDEWGDPLHNADVYAYMKSYSPYENVRTDAPYPKILAVTSLNDTRVLYVEPAKWVARLREVGADALLKCEMVAGHGGVSGRYNAWRERAFELAWLLDVLGVAEV is encoded by the coding sequence GTGAGTACCGACGCCGCACCCCGCACCCCTCCCGTCGCCACCCGGACCCCCATCGTCCGCAGTCATCACGGCGACGACGTCGAGGACGGCTACGAGTGGTTCCGCGCCAAAGAGGATGCCGCCGTCGTGGCCCACCTCGAGGCGGAGAACGCCTACACCGAGCAGCGCACCGCGCACCTCGCCGGACTTCGCGAGAAGATCTTCACCGAGATCAAGGACCGCACGCTCGAGACCGACCTGTCGGTGCCGACCCGCCGCGGCGACTGGTGGTACTACGGCCGCACCGTCGAGGGGCAGCAGTACGGCATCCAGTGCCGCGCACCGCTGGCCTCGCCCGACGACTGGACGCCGCCCGATCTGTCGGTCGCGGCGGATGTGATCGGCGAGCAGATCCTGCTCGACGGGAACGTCGAAGCCGAAGGGCACGAGTTCTTCTCGCTGGGCAGCTTCGAGGTGAGCAATGACGGCAACCGGATGCTGTTCGGCATCGACGTCGCCGGCGACGAGCGCTACACGATCCGCGTCCGCGATCTCGTCACGGGCGAGACGCTGCCGGACGAGATCCCGGACACCTTCGCCGGTGCCGGCTTCTCCCCCGACGGCCGGTTCATCGTGTACACGACCGTCGACGACGCCTGGCGACCCGACACCGTCTGGCTGCACGAGCTGGGCACGGCCGTCAGCGCTGACGAGAGGCTGTTCCACGAGCCCGATGAGCGGTTCTGGGTCGGCGCGGGCTTCACGCGCAGCGACAAGTACCTGATGATCGGCGTCGGGTCATCGATCACGTCCGAGGAGTGGATCGTGGATGCCGCGGACCTGCGCTCCACGCCGCGCGTCGTGTGGCCTCGCACCGAAGGGATCGAATACGACTCGGACCACGCCGTCATCGACGGCGAGGACGTCCTCTACATCCTGCACAACGACGGTGCCCTCGATTTCGAGCTCGTGCGGGTCGCGGCATCCGACCCCTCCGGGCCTCGGGAGGTCGTGCTCCCGCACCGGCCCGGCGAACGACTGCTCGGCGTCTCGACCTTCCGCGACTGGGGCGTCGTCGGCTACCGCAGCGGCGGCCTCGCGCGTCTCGGGATGCTCGACTACGCCGATGGGACGATCCGCGAGCTCGAATTCGACGAGCCGCTGTATTCGGTCGGCGCCGGCGGCAACCCGGAGTGGGCGCCTCCGCTGATCCGCGTCGGCTACGGGTCGTTCGTCACCCCGGGCACGGTCTACGACTACGAGGTCGCCACGTCCGAGCTGCACCTGCGCAAGCGGCAGCCCGTGCTGGGCGGCTACGAGCCGTCGGAGTACGCGCAGGAACGCGTCTGGGCGACCGCGCAGGACGGAACGCAGATCCCGATCTCGCTGGTCTGGAAGCGCTCGTTCGGCGACGCCGGCGCCGCACCGCGACCGGTGCACCTGTACGGCTACGGCTCCTACGAGCACTCGATCGAGCCGGGCTTCTCGGTGGCGCGCCTCTCGGCGCTGGATCGCGGCGTGATCTTCGCGGTGGCCCACGTGCGCGGCGGCGGCGAGATGGGCAGGCAGTGGTACGAGGACGGGAAGCTGCTGCACAAGCGCAACACGTTCACGGACTTCGTCGACTGCGCGCTGCACCTGATCGACTCCGGGTACACGACCGCCGACCGGATGGTCGCCGAGGGCGGTTCGGCGGGCGGGCTGCTCATGGGCGCCGTGGCGAACCTCGCCCCCGAGCTGTTCGCCGGCATCCTGGCCGATGTGCCCTTCGTCGATGCGCTGACCACGATCCTCGACCCGTCGCTGCCGCTCACCGTCATCGAGTGGGACGAGTGGGGCGACCCGCTGCACAACGCCGACGTCTACGCCTACATGAAGTCGTACTCGCCCTACGAGAACGTGCGGACGGATGCTCCGTACCCGAAGATCCTCGCCGTCACCTCGCTCAACGACACTCGCGTGCTGTACGTCGAGCCGGCGAAGTGGGTCGCGCGCCTGCGCGAGGTCGGCGCCGATGCACTGCTGAAGTGCGAGATGGTCGCCGGGCACGGCGGGGTCAGCGGGCGCTACAACGCGTGGCGCGAGCGCGCCTTCGAGCTGGCGTGGCTGCTCGACGTGCTGGGCGTGGCCGAGGTCTGA
- a CDS encoding aldehyde dehydrogenase family protein codes for MSFLEYAPAPESRSILRLRDSYGLFIDGDFVEGTGESFATISPADESHIATISAASEADVDRAVTAARRAYDRSWSRMSGRDRGKYLFRIARLVQERARELAVAESLDNGKPIKESRDVDVPLVAAWFFYYAGWADKLDYAGLGAAPRALGVAGQVIPWNFPLLMLAWKIAPALAAGNTVVLKPAETTPLSALIFAEILQQADLPPGVVNIVTGAGPTGAALVSHPGIDKVAFTGSTGVGRAIAKEVAGSGKKLTLELGGKAANIVFDDAPIDQAIEGIVNGIFFNQGHVCCAGSRLLVQENIHDEVVDRLKERLSTLRLGDPLDKNSDIGAINSRAQLDRIRALSKIGEEEGAERWSADCVIPENGFWFAPTIFTNVQASHRIARDEIFGPVLSVLTFRTPAEAIAKANNTPYGLSAGIWSDKGSRILAVADKLRAGVVWANTFNRFDPASPFGGYKESGYGREGGRHGLAAYLASAASAPALSARTPRASRKAVAK; via the coding sequence ATGAGCTTTCTCGAATACGCACCCGCGCCCGAGTCGCGGAGCATCCTGCGTCTGCGGGACTCGTACGGACTGTTCATCGACGGCGACTTCGTCGAGGGCACCGGTGAGAGCTTCGCCACGATCTCTCCCGCCGACGAGTCGCACATCGCGACCATCTCCGCCGCGAGCGAGGCCGATGTCGACCGCGCCGTGACTGCGGCTCGCCGCGCCTACGATCGCAGCTGGTCGCGGATGTCCGGCCGCGATCGCGGCAAGTACCTGTTCCGCATCGCGCGCCTCGTTCAGGAACGCGCCCGCGAACTGGCGGTCGCCGAGAGCCTCGACAACGGCAAGCCCATCAAGGAGAGCCGCGACGTGGACGTGCCGCTGGTGGCCGCCTGGTTCTTCTACTACGCCGGCTGGGCGGACAAGCTCGACTACGCCGGCCTCGGCGCCGCACCGCGTGCCCTCGGCGTCGCCGGGCAGGTCATCCCGTGGAACTTCCCCCTGCTCATGCTGGCCTGGAAGATCGCACCCGCCCTCGCGGCGGGCAACACGGTGGTTCTCAAGCCGGCCGAGACCACGCCCCTGTCCGCTCTCATCTTCGCCGAGATCCTGCAGCAGGCCGACCTCCCACCCGGGGTGGTCAACATCGTCACCGGCGCGGGGCCGACCGGCGCCGCCCTCGTCTCGCACCCCGGCATCGACAAGGTCGCCTTCACCGGATCGACGGGGGTCGGTCGTGCGATCGCGAAGGAGGTCGCGGGTTCCGGGAAGAAGCTGACCCTGGAGCTCGGCGGCAAGGCCGCCAACATCGTGTTCGATGACGCGCCGATCGATCAGGCGATCGAGGGCATCGTCAACGGCATCTTCTTCAACCAGGGGCACGTGTGCTGCGCAGGCAGCCGGTTGCTGGTGCAGGAGAACATCCACGACGAGGTCGTCGACCGCCTCAAGGAACGTCTCTCCACGTTGCGGCTGGGCGACCCGCTCGACAAGAACAGCGACATCGGCGCGATCAACTCCCGGGCCCAGCTGGACCGCATCCGCGCGCTGTCGAAGATCGGGGAGGAAGAGGGGGCCGAGCGCTGGAGCGCCGACTGCGTCATCCCCGAGAACGGCTTCTGGTTCGCGCCCACGATCTTCACGAACGTGCAGGCCAGTCACCGCATCGCGAGGGACGAGATCTTCGGCCCGGTGCTGTCGGTGCTCACCTTCCGCACCCCGGCCGAAGCGATCGCCAAGGCGAACAACACCCCCTACGGGCTCTCCGCCGGCATCTGGAGCGACAAGGGCAGCCGCATCCTCGCTGTCGCGGACAAGCTGCGGGCGGGCGTGGTCTGGGCGAACACGTTCAACCGGTTCGACCCGGCCTCGCCGTTCGGCGGGTACAAGGAATCCGGCTACGGCCGTGAGGGCGGCCGCCACGGGCTGGCGGCGTACCTGGCATCCGCCGCATCCGCTCCGGCTCTGTCCGCGCGCACTCCGCGCGCCTCGCGAAAGGCGGTGGCGAAGTGA
- a CDS encoding glycerophosphodiester phosphodiesterase, whose product MPDPSPADRSPDRLHALLIVCVLAAASIVIAFVGATPARVSATELWGQTRTPGDEAFIASHRGGGATAPENTLPAISAALASGFDYVEVDVALTLDRQPVLMHDTTVDRTTDGHGRLAELTLAEVAALDAGAWFDPSFAGTRVPTFAEFLEVLADSGHRAIVELKGLWDEPAVAALVADVTSRDLERSVAMASFDARTLALARSASPVVSRLVIVRHLPVDVVRALRETDVRGIIVDRRAVLERPDVVSELHAAGIRVVVHTLNSDKQWDEVTALGVDGIVTDDPATLSEWQRSVAGER is encoded by the coding sequence ATGCCCGACCCCTCGCCGGCCGATCGCTCGCCCGATCGGCTGCATGCGCTGCTGATCGTCTGCGTGCTCGCCGCGGCGAGCATCGTCATCGCCTTCGTGGGTGCCACGCCCGCGCGGGTGAGCGCGACCGAGCTGTGGGGCCAGACCCGCACGCCGGGTGACGAGGCGTTCATCGCCAGCCACCGTGGCGGCGGCGCGACGGCGCCGGAGAACACGCTGCCGGCGATCTCTGCGGCACTGGCGTCCGGATTCGACTACGTCGAGGTCGATGTCGCACTCACGCTCGACCGTCAGCCGGTCCTGATGCACGACACGACCGTCGATCGCACGACGGACGGCCACGGTCGGCTCGCAGAGCTCACGCTGGCCGAGGTCGCAGCGCTCGATGCCGGGGCGTGGTTCGACCCGTCGTTCGCGGGCACCCGGGTGCCGACGTTCGCGGAGTTCCTGGAGGTACTGGCCGATTCGGGGCATCGCGCGATCGTTGAGCTCAAGGGCCTCTGGGACGAGCCGGCGGTGGCGGCGCTCGTGGCGGACGTGACCTCGCGCGATCTGGAGCGCAGCGTCGCGATGGCCAGCTTCGATGCGCGCACGCTCGCCCTGGCGCGCTCTGCCTCGCCGGTGGTGTCCCGTCTCGTGATCGTCCGGCATCTGCCCGTCGATGTCGTGCGGGCGCTGCGCGAGACGGACGTCCGCGGCATCATCGTCGACCGCCGGGCGGTGCTGGAGCGGCCGGACGTCGTCTCCGAGTTGCACGCCGCGGGCATCAGGGTGGTCGTCCACACCCTCAACAGCGACAAGCAGTGGGACGAGGTGACCGCCCTCGGGGTGGACGGGATCGTCACCGACGATCCCGCCACGCTGTCCGAGTGGCAGCGTTCCGTCGCGGGCGAGAGGTAG
- a CDS encoding DEAD/DEAH box helicase, translating to MPTTASTAQRRRKPSSSRRDDEAPIIPILARKVREVEAKAQRGKLGPTNRVKFQVIAFLVREERARVKADNAVTDAARAELLKRLDGVATILAKTAARDTSLIQLLEVDQAASPVARRMRRDWLLESGAELAPDELIITDTKPTAATVVPAALAERQVVPPTIEARQMANPFLAPDLAAHAPKETPRRRLDGWELMGPLYKAFETGAGGASASMDLPPVPEFDRLSPKGLEIMVHQSRFLEAVREGHRTFLLADEPGLGKTAESVLAASVADAYPLLAVVPNVVKMNWAREVERWTPQRRATVISGDGEDVDAFADVFIVNYEILDRHLSWLSSIGLKGIVVDEAHFIKNLSSQRSQNVLALGARIREQVRNPLLLALTGTPLINDVEDFDAIWRFLGWTTGEKPAADLMSRLDATGLTPADKAFYPEARDAVISMGIVRRKKKDVAADLPDKLIADLPVELDDEFGRSIRAAERELGSRLADRYRRIIDARGDRGLAPGEVDADIVRLVAQNELEESKAAGTGSENVFTMVRRIGQAKALLAADYAVQLQRSVGKVVFFAKHIDVMDAAEAHFASAGLRTVSLRGDQTTTARQQAIDDFNNDPGVGIAVCSLTAAGVGVNMQAASNVVLAELSWTAAEQTQAIDRVHRIGQDEPVTAWRIIAAHTIDTKIAELIDSKQGLAARALDGEAVDPQSSDSVQLSALMHLVRQALGAD from the coding sequence ATGCCGACCACGGCATCGACAGCGCAACGGCGCCGGAAGCCGTCCTCGTCGCGCCGCGACGACGAAGCGCCGATCATCCCCATCCTCGCCCGCAAGGTGCGCGAGGTGGAGGCCAAGGCCCAACGCGGGAAGCTCGGGCCGACGAACCGCGTCAAGTTCCAGGTGATCGCCTTCCTGGTGCGCGAAGAGCGCGCCCGTGTGAAGGCCGACAACGCGGTCACCGACGCCGCCCGTGCAGAGCTGCTCAAACGGCTCGACGGCGTCGCCACGATCCTCGCCAAGACCGCTGCGCGCGACACGTCGCTGATCCAGCTGCTCGAGGTCGATCAGGCCGCGTCTCCGGTCGCTCGGCGCATGCGTCGCGACTGGCTGCTCGAATCGGGCGCGGAGCTCGCCCCCGATGAGCTGATCATCACGGACACGAAGCCCACCGCCGCCACGGTGGTGCCGGCAGCGTTGGCCGAACGACAGGTGGTCCCGCCCACGATCGAGGCGCGGCAGATGGCCAACCCGTTCCTGGCTCCCGACCTGGCAGCGCACGCCCCGAAGGAGACGCCGCGGCGTCGCCTGGACGGCTGGGAGCTCATGGGCCCGCTGTACAAGGCCTTCGAGACCGGTGCCGGCGGCGCCAGCGCCTCGATGGACCTGCCGCCCGTGCCCGAGTTCGACCGTCTCTCGCCCAAGGGGCTGGAGATCATGGTGCACCAGTCCCGGTTCCTGGAAGCGGTTCGCGAGGGCCACCGCACGTTCCTCCTGGCCGATGAGCCGGGCCTGGGCAAGACGGCGGAGTCTGTGCTCGCGGCATCCGTCGCCGATGCCTACCCGTTGCTGGCCGTGGTGCCCAACGTCGTCAAGATGAACTGGGCACGCGAGGTCGAGCGGTGGACTCCGCAGCGGCGCGCGACCGTGATCTCGGGCGACGGTGAGGATGTCGACGCCTTCGCGGACGTCTTCATCGTCAACTACGAGATCCTCGACCGGCACCTGTCCTGGCTCAGCTCGATCGGGCTGAAGGGCATCGTCGTCGACGAGGCGCACTTCATCAAGAACCTCTCCTCGCAGCGCTCGCAGAACGTGCTGGCGCTCGGAGCGCGTATCCGCGAGCAGGTCCGCAACCCTCTGCTGCTCGCCCTGACCGGAACTCCGCTGATCAACGACGTCGAGGATTTCGACGCCATCTGGCGCTTCCTCGGCTGGACGACGGGCGAGAAGCCCGCCGCCGACCTCATGTCGCGCCTGGACGCGACCGGACTGACGCCGGCCGACAAGGCGTTCTACCCCGAGGCGCGGGACGCGGTGATCTCGATGGGGATCGTCCGCCGCAAGAAGAAGGACGTCGCCGCCGACCTGCCCGACAAGCTGATCGCCGATCTGCCCGTCGAGCTGGACGACGAGTTCGGCCGTTCGATCCGCGCCGCCGAGCGCGAGTTGGGATCGCGCCTGGCCGATCGCTACCGCCGCATCATCGACGCGCGCGGCGACCGTGGTCTCGCACCCGGCGAGGTGGACGCCGACATCGTCCGGCTGGTCGCGCAGAACGAGCTCGAAGAGTCCAAGGCCGCAGGCACCGGCTCGGAGAACGTCTTCACGATGGTCCGCAGGATCGGTCAGGCCAAGGCGCTGCTGGCCGCCGACTACGCCGTGCAGCTGCAGCGCTCGGTCGGCAAGGTCGTCTTCTTCGCGAAGCACATCGACGTGATGGATGCGGCGGAGGCCCACTTCGCCTCCGCCGGCCTCCGGACGGTGTCGCTGCGCGGCGATCAGACCACGACCGCCCGTCAGCAGGCGATCGACGACTTCAACAACGATCCGGGCGTCGGCATCGCGGTGTGCTCGCTCACGGCGGCGGGCGTCGGCGTGAACATGCAGGCCGCCTCCAACGTGGTGCTCGCCGAGCTGTCGTGGACGGCCGCCGAGCAGACGCAGGCGATCGACCGCGTGCACCGCATCGGCCAGGACGAGCCGGTCACCGCCTGGCGCATCATCGCCGCGCACACGATCGACACGAAGATCGCGGAGCTCATCGACTCGAAGCAGGGACTCGCCGCGCGGGCCTTGGACGGCGAGGCCGTCGACCCCCAGTCCAGCGATTCGGTGCAGCTCTCCGCGCTCATGCATCTGGTGCGTCAGGCGCTCGGCGCGGACTGA
- a CDS encoding 6-phosphofructokinase has protein sequence MKIGILTSGGDCPGLNAVIRGVVLKGTTTYDLEFVGIRDGWRGVVDADFFPLTRHEVKGLSKVGGTILGTSRTNPYEGPRGGAENISKTLYGHRIDGIVAIGGEGTLAAADRLAKDGINVIGVPKTIDNDLRATDYSFGFDTAVNIATDAMDRLRTTGDSHQRCMVAEVMGRHVGWIALHAGIAAGAHVICIPEVPLSIDEICDQVTRAHDRGRAPLVVVSEGFTLTGMDEAFSDKGLDAFNRPRLGGISEVLAPEIERRTGIETRATVLGHIQRGGSPSAFDRVLATRLGLHTADAIVEGAWGQMVSLKGTDIVRVPFAEALGELNTVPLYRYEEAAALFG, from the coding sequence ATGAAGATCGGAATCCTCACCAGCGGCGGCGACTGCCCGGGTCTGAACGCCGTGATCCGAGGCGTCGTGCTGAAGGGCACGACGACGTACGATCTGGAATTCGTCGGCATCCGCGACGGCTGGCGCGGGGTCGTCGACGCCGACTTCTTCCCGCTGACCCGCCATGAGGTCAAGGGCCTGTCGAAGGTGGGCGGCACGATCCTCGGCACCTCGCGCACCAACCCGTACGAGGGACCCCGCGGCGGCGCGGAGAACATCTCCAAGACGCTCTACGGCCACCGCATCGACGGGATCGTCGCGATCGGCGGCGAGGGAACGCTGGCTGCTGCCGACCGGCTGGCCAAAGACGGCATCAACGTCATCGGCGTCCCCAAGACGATCGACAACGACCTGCGCGCCACCGACTACTCGTTCGGCTTCGACACCGCCGTGAACATCGCCACCGACGCGATGGATCGCCTCCGCACGACGGGCGACTCCCACCAGCGCTGCATGGTCGCCGAGGTCATGGGGCGCCACGTCGGGTGGATCGCCCTCCACGCCGGCATCGCCGCGGGCGCCCACGTGATCTGCATCCCCGAGGTGCCGCTCTCGATCGACGAGATCTGCGACCAGGTCACCCGTGCGCACGACCGGGGCCGCGCCCCGCTGGTGGTCGTCTCCGAGGGCTTCACCCTGACCGGCATGGACGAGGCCTTCAGCGACAAGGGTCTGGACGCCTTCAACCGCCCGCGCCTCGGCGGCATCAGCGAGGTGCTCGCACCCGAGATCGAGCGCCGCACCGGTATCGAGACCCGCGCCACCGTCCTCGGCCACATCCAGCGCGGCGGTTCGCCGTCCGCGTTCGACCGGGTGCTGGCCACCCGCCTCGGCCTGCACACCGCCGACGCGATCGTCGAGGGCGCCTGGGGCCAGATGGTCTCGCTCAAGGGCACCGACATCGTGCGGGTGCCCTTCGCCGAGGCGCTGGGCGAGCTCAACACCGTCCCGCTCTATCGCTACGAAGAGGCCGCCGCGCTCTTCGGCTGA
- a CDS encoding type IV toxin-antitoxin system AbiEi family antitoxin domain-containing protein, with protein MRTVDDLIGWLGSSGGIARTADAIAAGFTPHAMRSAVDRGSVERVRRSWLALPGCAPDLRRAAEAGGRLTCLTQARRLGLWTPEHAELHLAVASTASRNAAEGVRLHWSQGPSPIAVGVLEDPIVNVLSHVARCVAVDEALPVWESAIRRKLVAAEVLERVEWKSTPARRLAEMASTQSDSGIETRFLLLMRSIGVAVRQQVWIDGHPVDGLIGECLAVQLDGFEHHRAKDRRRDLRADARLVLRGYSVLRFDYVQVMFQPDSVIGIISAAIAQGQHRRHGGRRRA; from the coding sequence ATGCGGACGGTTGATGATCTCATCGGATGGCTGGGATCCAGCGGCGGCATCGCCCGAACGGCGGATGCCATCGCCGCGGGCTTCACTCCGCACGCGATGCGCTCCGCTGTCGATCGCGGGTCGGTCGAACGCGTGCGGCGATCGTGGCTGGCCCTGCCGGGCTGCGCTCCGGATCTTCGCCGCGCGGCGGAGGCGGGCGGTCGGCTGACGTGCCTGACGCAGGCGCGGCGCCTTGGACTGTGGACACCCGAACACGCCGAACTGCATCTCGCAGTCGCCTCGACAGCGTCGCGTAACGCGGCTGAGGGGGTGCGACTGCACTGGTCGCAGGGTCCGTCACCGATCGCAGTGGGAGTGCTCGAGGATCCGATCGTGAACGTGCTCTCCCACGTCGCGCGCTGCGTCGCCGTTGACGAGGCGCTTCCCGTGTGGGAGTCGGCGATCCGCAGGAAGCTCGTGGCGGCTGAGGTCCTCGAGCGAGTCGAGTGGAAGAGCACGCCGGCGCGACGACTGGCGGAGATGGCCTCGACGCAGTCGGACTCCGGCATCGAGACGAGATTCCTGCTGCTGATGCGTTCGATCGGCGTCGCGGTCCGTCAGCAGGTCTGGATCGACGGGCACCCCGTCGACGGGCTGATCGGGGAGTGTCTCGCGGTGCAGCTGGACGGCTTCGAACATCACCGCGCGAAGGACCGACGTCGCGACCTGCGGGCGGATGCGCGGCTCGTTCTGCGCGGGTACAGCGTTCTGCGGTTCGACTACGTGCAGGTCATGTTCCAGCCGGACTCCGTGATCGGCATCATCTCGGCCGCGATCGCGCAGGGGCAACATCGGCGGCACGGCGGCAGGCGCCGCGCCTGA